The following are from one region of the Magallana gigas chromosome 6, xbMagGiga1.1, whole genome shotgun sequence genome:
- the LOC105338764 gene encoding sushi, nidogen and EGF-like domain-containing protein 1 isoform X2, with amino-acid sequence MTVVHLTFILCFRFMYDIYLFIVSKTFTQKCLFITVLKANPCESSPCLHSGHCLVFNAKSGFTCSCSRGYTGKLCEIKIRPCTSSATCHKGSTCDPVGSESFFRCVCPPGKTGVRCDVDAGYQEKCSNSSLCRNNAACHSKSQTLSCVCRLGFKGTNCSEKANGNLRNAMKTGARFSDVAIPKSVICYVDFPCLIPFTLTKSIFNKPQVALGYYDPSLQITKLTLGNTISAEGTCITHGVTEVVKKSLGSARICLDTLDKSWQTWIEDEICFQVNFINGSYYKHLTDVPRFVQPTFETDSLFQCLVGSYCHLNLWAENDYRKQSCPVLKSESDKNLEIFVMPPLHQTMSPCTYDISLKADTHTNATMCFYLEGDEGVQLDKRCYTVEILNSIEKGSCACRMCLNGGFCDGHTSVKTCLCPLGFSGENCRTEHGIRHAVSQRAIHNASFCFLFYVVIVLKMSCK; translated from the exons ATGACAGTAGTTCATTTAACTTTTATACTGTGCTTCAGATTTATGTAtgacatttatctttttattgttAGTAAAACGTTCACTCAGAAATGTCTCTTCATCACGGTATTAAAAGCAA ATCCGTGCGAGTCTTCTCCTTGCTTACACAGTGGACACTGCTTGGTTTTTAATGCAAAGTCAGGATTTACCTGTTCTTGTTCTCGTGGTTACACTGGAAAGTTATGTGAAATAA AGATCAGGCCCTGTACGTCGAGTGCCACGTGCCACAAAGGTTCAACTTGTGATCCTGTTGGTTCAGAATCGTTCTTTAGATGCGTGTGTCCTCCTGGAAAAACCGGAGTTAGATGTGATGTCGATGCTG GATATCAAGAGAAGTGCAGCAATTCATCACTTTGCAGAAACAACGCTGCTTGTCACTCGAAAAGCCAAACCTTGTCATGTGTATGTCGACTAGGATTCAAAGGAACCAACTGCTCAGAGa AAGCAAACGGAAATCTGCGAAACGCAATGAAAACCGGG GCAAGGTTTTCAGATGTTGCTATACCGAAGTCAGTCATATGCTATGTGGATTTTCCATGCCTTATTCCTTTTACTCTTACCAAAAGTATCTTTAACAA GCCTCAAGTTGCTTTAGGCTATTATGATCCATCTCTACAAATCACAAAATTAACACTGGGAAACACAATATCTgctgaaggtacatgtattacacatgGGGTAACAGAGGTCGTGAAGAAATCCCTAGGATCCGCCCGTATCTGTCTAGATACTCTTGATAAATCCTG gcAGACGTGGATTGAGGATGAGATATGTTTTCAAGTGAATTTTATAAATG gaagCTATTACAAACATTTAACA gatGTACCTCGTTTTGTACAGCCAACATTTGAGACTGATAGCTTATTTCAATGTTTGGTTGGAAGTTATTGTCACCTTAATCTATGGGCCGAAAACGACTACAGAAAACAAAGCTG CCCAGTTTTGAAATCTGAGAGCGATAAGAATTTGGAGATTTTTGTAATGCCACCTCTACACCAAACCATGTCACCATGCACATATGATATTTCATTGAAAGCGGACACGCATACCAATGCTACAATGTGTTTTTACCTAGAGGG AGATGAAGGTGTACAACTGGATAAAAGATGTTATACAGTCGAGATTTTGAATTCAATCG aaaAAGGCTCATGCGCATGTAGAATGTGTTTAAATGGTGGATTTTGTGATGGTCATACATCGGTCAAAACCTGTTTGTGTCCACTTGGCTTTTCTGGTGAAAATTGCAGAACTG AACATGGCATTCGACACGCTGTCAGTCAACGTGCTATTCATAACgcaagtttttgttttttattttatgttgtaattgttcttaaaatgagttgtaaatga
- the LOC105338764 gene encoding sushi, nidogen and EGF-like domain-containing protein 1 isoform X1 → MSQLYSNCSFAIPTTPRESVIGCKRWHPCHFYMYAATTNGNCSDLITSDPWTAVFNPIIVSGLCRYEVVHTNTSSVGTNTICFMICSRGESRCYQIYTNDILDQCEKDHCLNKGYCQTDATGNVRCHCRKGFWGARCEKGICESKVFCHNNVLCVSNNGKPSCFCRGGFEGPTCAFEINRNLTDMVENGGQFTHLGLFESIPCYINTPCVMPISITRNVHSAPTIVAGFSNETLDVQSLQLEPSVNTSGIVRGTVTVVGHQLGLQRICLDSIANPKTAKIEDEICFQINVVSGNVLETVQSDPYFVDPTPPNATVLQCVVNEPCYVNLWARSQAGVKQCPLLEVNKIFDDGVYVFPLRNTTNQPCVYESLMLIHNISDLNVCFSLSSDTTNIPYRYTQILRDTRCYAVRVLPKLTVKGPCSGEFCYNGGFCDGSSSIPRCMCRSGFSGNDCSKKTTELSIDYKLVRPYFLSFPQSEYITCVQNQPCNFSVSASTTNCRSITNIENAPNSEENVTIRYSNKTVGMTEAISGDVTVLPRRLGRRYICLRAVDW, encoded by the exons ATGTCACAACTATATTCTAACTGTTCTTTTGCAATACCAACAACTCCGAGAGAGTCAGTTATTGGTTGCAAAAGATGGCACCCTTGCCATTTTTATATGTATGCTGCAACAACGAATGGAAACTG ttCAGATTTGATCACAAGTGACCCATGGACTGCTGTTTTCAACCCAATAATCGTTTCTGGATTATGTAGATATGAAGTTGTTCATACAAACACGTCTTCAGTTGGAACGAATACAATATGCTTCATGATTTG TTCACGTGGAGAATCAAGATGTTACCAAATATACACCAACGATATTCTTGATC AATGTGAGAAAGACCATTGCTTGAATAAAGGATACTGTCAGACCGATGCAACCGGAAATGTTCGGTGCCATTGTCGGAAAGGATTCTGGGGAGCACGGTGTGAAAAGG ggATTTGTGAGAGTAAAGTTTTTTGTCATAACAACGTCCTGTGTGTCTCAAATAATGGCAAGCCTAGTTGTTTTTGTCGTGGGGGATTTGAGGGTCCAACATGCGCCTTTG aaatcaatCGAAATCTAACAGACATGGTCGAAAACGGG GGACAATTCACACATTTGGGTCTCTTCGAGAGCATTCCATGTTACATCAATACACCCTGTGTAATGCCTATCAGTATCACACGAAATGTACACTCAGC GCCTACAATTGTGGCGGGATTCTCGAACGAAACTTTAGATGTTCAGTCACTCCAACTTGAACCATCAGTAAACACCAGTGGGATTGTTCGTGGAACCGTGACGGTCGTTGGTCACCAATTGGGGCTTCAAAGAATATGTCTGGATTCTATTGCTAATCCGAA AACTGCTAAAATCGAGGATGAGATTTGCTTCCAGATCAATGTCGTATCAG GGAATGTTTTGGAAACAGTACAA TCAGATCCATATTTCGTCGACCCTACGCCACCAAATGCAACGGTTTTACAGTGTGTTGTAAATGAGCCTTGTTACGTCAATTTATGGGCAAGAAGTCAAGCCGGAGTAAAACAATG TCCACTATTGGAGGTAAACAAAATCTTTGACGATGGAGTTTATGTCTTTCCGCTTCGGAATACGACCAATCAACCCTGCGTATATGAGAGCCTTATGTTGATACATAACATCTCAGATCTTAATGTTTGTTTCTCTTTGTCCTCTGACACAACTAATATACCATATCGCTA CACTCAAATCCTAAGAGACACAAGGTGTTATGCAGTTCGTGTCCTTCCAAAATTAACAG TAAAGGGACCCTGCTCTGGAGAGTTCTGCTACAATGGCGGATTCTGCGACGGAAGTTCCTCTATACCTCGATGTATGTGTCGATCTGGATTTTCTGGAAATGATTGCTCCAaaa AAACGACCGAATTATCCATTGATTATAAActg gtTCGTCCATACTTTCTGTCTTTCCCTCAGAGCGAATACATAACGTGCGTTCAAAATCAGCCGTGTAATTTCAGTGTATCTGCAAGTACTACAAATTGCAG GAGTATTACCAATATTGAAAACGCGCCCAATAGCGAAGAGAATGTCACAATTCGCTACAGCAACAAAACAGTGGGGATGACTGAGGCAATATCAGGTGATGTTACGGTCCTACCAAGGCGGTTAGGAAGGAGATATATATGTCTAAGGGCAGTCGACTGGTGa
- the LOC136276312 gene encoding uncharacterized protein, whose protein sequence is MQPLLGNMLLPRQVICPLNEKCNVQLVLLTRKRFKIDIIVDPSSIEIKEKEEVRVSEDFFITLTLIHKHTGSHQLCINLSSEIPSFVTDRFCCNIFTKDTDKQTKEETEQLFIPPSPTNASAFSCSPGLECHMMMYLKRGFYNQCPEVSVIPSVGASVYVFNNSDCDVCSVDVLIKLSLSHPGQRLQQCLQATDYDFGSTERRCYFLENVQHTFP, encoded by the exons atGCAGCCTTTGTTGGGAAATATGCTATTGCCAAGACAAGTCATTTGTCCGCTGAACGAAAAGTGCAATGTACAATTGGTATTGTTAACAAGAAAAAG gtTCAAGATTGATATTATAGTTGATCCTTCTAGTATCGAGATAAAGGAAAAGGAGGAAGTAAGAGTATCAGAGGACTTCTTTATCACTCTAACTTTAATTCACAAACACACTGGATCCCATCAGCTGTGTATAAATTTATCCTCAGAAATCCCAAG CTTCGTAACGGATAGGTTTTGCTGTAATATTTTCACCAAGGACACAG ATAAGCAAACCAAGGAAGAGACAGAACAG CTTTTTATTCCTCCATCACCAACAAACGCATCCGCATTTTCCTGTTCTCCGGGCTTGGAATGTCACATGATGATGTATCTAAAACGAGGCTTCTATAATCAATG TCCCGAGGTGTCCGTTATTCCCTCCGTCGGCGCCTCTGTTTACGTCTTCAACAATTCCGACTGCGATGTATGTTCCGTGGATGTTCTGATTAAATTATCCCTGTCTCATCCTGGCCAGAGGCTGCAACAGTGTCTACAGGCGACGGACTACGACTTTGG GTCCACAGAGAGACGATGTTACTTTCTGGAAAACGTTCAGCACA CTTTCCCCTGA
- the LOC105330894 gene encoding uncharacterized protein, giving the protein MNEENKCDIGRQLQDSLQCSASKTPLINLDENIQIIILAEILLTKSNFTSKLNICVDHKEIILQNVSKRQRRKRCGIGDTPILRFHHQGKGADRHVTADMCSNIHQSIGVIIQVGTPICRLCRERVLENHDDDIDQKDLECSTSDLKRKGRSLDDLPPKRSMTINVSYASSQSSQTSQQLTGSQETDDSTVQQEERFEKLNDFLTVCGVSPVKRMLNRMQDSSERTQRRYYVKADQCVSLVLDTIFRDEDSDSIKQHLFSGVENFEEDKESPEQFLQAVADSYMKAESWCFRRQLLSVVTIDFSFEEVLKYIPNLTRYRFYTAKKHMKRDGIGAPIIPQKQYRLKYEDSQLEHFIDFITSTNIIKDLPFGEKTLVLSTGEIIKTPNVIRSLAPASVVRQYQQLCKEQNMECLGESTLFKILQDCRASVRHSLEGLDYYVVEGGQAFSDLEDVITDLDLTIQEKQQITSKLLAAKQYLKSEYKMHITLQSPVAYHCCSYALSDSSDFFHNPCTDHEHDQVCIDCKNLDDTLQLILEKTTARNWDNQDAFLFKVENAVSNICELRCHIMRSKNQERAQRTITQCLDDGEAFIVGDWAMKFLPRKYREGQTDWFAKRGISWHISVVYLKGKHDTEIFTCVHILEGPFSQDSSVTAAILVDTVASVHGISKVNFWTDNAGCYKSSLTFSILYQELGSRLHSFNFCEAQAGKGVCDRKASHLKCSIKRYINEGHDVTCATDMKRAIDSQQHGQYLVKVVSPTVVLDGDKPIRSIPSITKFHNFVFDAPGLTVWKAFEIGTGKQYPWDFLIQGKISTTPLRVLFDADLVAPADVVESDTDSDNDETDEDVPDVVLKQKKVFVCPKEGCMSSFRTSSNLDAHLIVGCKNDHAALRSMPDRCKLKYCSKLSSGAFSSANSQLISTEVEVDDYTPPLKEMGWALKVHKPKTRFTEDQKQFLLDKFNAGKVTGRKEDPLKVAEEMRTEQRNGQNRFRKSEFLTSQQISSFFSRNGLKEKKMDRDDVLAATEEERLFLFKNEILKDLS; this is encoded by the exons ATGAATGAGGAAAATAAGTGTGACATCGGGAGACAACTACAAGATTCCCTACAGTGTTCAGCTTCTAAAACACCTTTAATTAATCTTgatgaaaacattcaaattattattttagcagaaattttattaacaaaatctAATTTCACCAGTAAACTTAATATTTGTGTGGATCATAaagaaattattcttcaaaatgtATCAAAACGACAAAGGAGAAAAAGGTGTGGCATTGGAGATACACCTATTCTCAGGTTCCATCACCAAGGGAAGGGAGCAGATAGGCATGTTACAGCAGATATGTGTTCAAATATACATCAGTCCATTGGAGTTATTATTCAAGTTGGAACGC CTATATGTAGACTGTGTAGAGAAAGAGTTTTAGAGAATCATGACGATGACATAGATCAGAAG gATTTGGAGTGCTCAACTTCTGATCTTAAGAGAAAAGGAAGAAGTTTAGACGACCTTCCACCTAAAAGATCAATGACTATA AATGTGAGTTATGCATCAAGTCAGTCAAGTCAGACAAGTCAACAGTTGACAGGGAGCCAGGAAACCGATGACTCAACTGTTCAACAAGAAGAAAGATTTGAAAAACTAAATGACTTTCTGACTGTGTGTGGAGTAAGTCCGGTGAAACGTATGCTGAATAGAATGCAGGACTCAAGTGAAAGAACTCAGAGAAGATACTATGTAAAAGCTGACCAATGTGTTTCCTTAGTACTTGATACTATATTTAGGGATGAAGACTCTGATAGCATTAAACAACATTTGTTTAGTGGAGTGGAAAACTTTGAGGAAGACAAGGAATCTCCGGAACAGTTTTTGCAAGCGGTTGCAGATTCATACATGAAAGCAGAATCTTGGTGTTTTCGACGACAGCTATTATCTGTAGTTACTATTGATTTCTCCTTTGAAgaagttttgaaatatattccaAATCTTACAAGGTATCGCTTTTACACAGCTAAAAAGCACATGAAGAGAGATGGAATTGGAGCACCAATTATTCCTCAGAAGCAATACCGCCTCAAGTATGAAGACAGTCAGTTGGAGCATTTCATTGACTTCATTACTTCAACCAATATTATCAAGGATTTGCCATTTGGAGAGAAAACACTTGTTCTGTCTACAGGAGAAATCATAAAGACTCCGAATGTTATAAGGAGCCTGGCACCAGCTAGTGTAGTGAGACAATATCAGCAGTTATGCAAGGAACAAAATATGGAATGCTTAG gGGAGAGTACTCTGTTCAAGATTCTCCAAGACTGTCGTGCATCTGTTCGCCATTCCTTAGAAGGCCTGGATTATTATGTTGTGGAGGGAGGGCAGGCATTCAGTGACCTAGAAGATGTCATTACGGATCTTGATCTTACCATTCAAGAAAAACAGCAGATCACTTCCAAACTTCTAGCAGCCAAACAATACTTGAAATCTGAGTACAAG aTGCACATCACTTTGCAATCTCCAGTGGCTTATCACTGTTGTTCCTATGCATTAAGTGATTCCTCAGATTTCTTCCACAATCCATGCACAGACCATGAACATGACCAGGTATGCATTGACTGTAAGAATTTGGATGATACCTTACAGTTAATTTTGGAAAAGACAACTGCAAGAAACTGGGACAACCAAGATGCATTTCTTTTCAAG GTTGAAAATGCTGTCTCAAACATATGCGAGTTGAGATGCCATATCATGAGATCCAAAAATCAGGAACGTGCACAGCGGACTATAACACAGTGCTTGGATGATGGTGAAGCATTCATAGTTGGAGATTGGGCCATGAAATTTCTTCCCAGGAAGTACAGAGAAGGCCAGACAGATTGGTTTGCCAAAAGAGGCATCAGCTGGCACATCAGTGTGGTTTACTTGAAGGGAAAACATGACacagaaatatttacatgtgttCATATTCTTGAAGGTCCATTTTCCCAAGATTCTTCAGTCACTGCAGCTATCCTAGTTGATACTGTTGCAAGTGTCCATGGAATTTCAAAAGTAAACTTTTGGACAGACAACGCAGGATGCTACAAGAGCTCCCTCACTTTTTCAATACTTTATCAAGAGCTTGGAAGTCGTCTTCACTCGTTCAACTTCTGTGAAGCTCAGGCCGGTAAAGGAGTGTGTGACAGAAAGGCATCGCATTTGAAATGTTCCATAAAGCGCTACATCAATGAGGGACATGATGTTACTTGTGCTACAGATATGAAAAGA GCTATAGATTCACAGCAACATGGACAGTACTTAGTGAAGGTTGTTAGCCCTACTGTGGTACTTGACGGAGACAAGCCCATCCGAAGTATTCCATCCATCacaaaatttcacaattttgtgtTTGATGCCCCTGGCCTCACTGTTTGGAAAGCTTTCGAGATTGGGACAG gaAAACAGTATCCTTGGGATTTTCTCATCCAAGGTAAAATTAGCACAACCCCTCTTAGAGTTTTGTTTGATGCCGATCTTGTGGCCCCAGCAGATGTGGTGGAATCAGACACAGATTCTGATAAtg ATGAAACAGACGAAGATGTACCAGACGTTGTACTTAAACAAAAGAAAGTGTTTGTGTGCCCAAAAGAAGGATGTATGAGCTCCTTCAGGACTTCGTCAAATCTTGATGCCCATCTTATTGTTGGTTGCAAAAATGATCATGCTGCATTGCGTTCCATGCCAGATAGGTGCAAGCTGAAGTATTGTTCAAAACTGAGCTCTGGAGCTTTCTCATCAGCTAATAGTCAGTTAATCTCAACAGAAGTAGAGGTTGATGACTATACCCCACCTTTGAAAGAAATGGGATGGGCACTCAAAGTCCATAAACCAAAAACGAGATTTACAGAAGACCAGAAACAGTTTTTATTGGATAAATTCAATGCTGGTAAAGTAACAGGAAGAAAAGAAGATCCATTAAAGGTGGCAGAGGAAATGAGAACAGAACAGAGAAATGGACAGAATCGATTCAGAAAGTCTGAATTCCTAACAAGCCAGCAGATTTCCAGTTTCTTTTCCAGAAATGGACTTAAGGAGAAAAAAATGGACAGAGACGATGTATTGGCAGCGACAGAAGAGGAAAGattatttctgtttaaaaatgaaatcttgaAAGACCTTTCATAA